The genomic interval TTGTATACAACGCCAATGATTTCCACAATTTCCTTTGCTCGCCTGAGCTTCTCTGCCACAGAGAGAACGGCTGCTCCCTCTCCAAGCTCTCCAAGGACTCTGGTGCTCCTGATAGATTCCCATTAGTTTCCCAGAAAACTCTAACTCTGAAAAGAGGGCAAGGGCGGAATTGACCGTTCCACCAACATAACGGACTAAGGTGCTGACGTTGAGATTCATCGCCCCCGGGGTGTTAACCCAGATTTTTTATCCTGCTTTGGTTGTAGCCCCACCGGCGTAGGAATCAAGGTAGAGACCAATACCACCGTAAGTTTCGTTGGTATAAGCTTCTGCTTCTGCCTCTCCTAATTCATGGGTCCACGCTCGTGTCCCTGAATAGGGAGGCTCAAAGCGCTTCAACGGGTTTATGGTCCGATTCCGAAAAGCACTGATTGCCTGCCCTCATCTTGAACTAACCAGCGATTGAAAATGAAAACGTACTCCTGACCGGTAGAGCGATTCACCACTTACCGAAACGACAAACCATCCCGGCCGGATACCCGAATTATCATGACGTAGATAGACACGGGTGATTACTCCCAAATCTGGTACTTCCTGAGGAGAAAGGAGGAATTCATCAGTCCGACCGCGCTCAAAATCATTGCGATCGGGGTTGTCCAAGAAAATCTCCCGCGAATTTTCCTAGGTCCCATACAGGGTAAGGAGATCGGAAGGAGGAGTAACAGCCACAAGAGGCGATGGTGTAGGATTCACAAAGGGTGAGGGTGAGGGAGTAGCGAATGGTGTTGCTGTTGCCTGAGGTGAAGGGGTAACAGGAGTTCCAGTTCCTCCTACTCGCAACTGCACGGTGTACTCTCCTTCTCCGCTATCCCGACACACCCGCACGTACCAGTCGCCACTTTCTCCGGCAACATAGCAAAGGGTACGCAGGTTTCCTTGTCTTTCTTGTGTCCCCACGCCACTTGCTGAATACGGGGGGATATAAACTCAAGGAAAAGCTGGCATTTTGCGGCATTGTGAGGGAAAGATTGATGATTTGTCCCAAAGAAGCAGAGAAAAAGTACCAGTTCTCAGAATCAACAAGGCCGCCTGGCTGTAATCCTCCAAGGCTTCCTGAAATACTCCCTTCCCCGATACCGATTGCTTCCCAGCGCACATCGCTATCGGCTGCTTTTTCAGGGGTCTTTTTGTTCTCTCCAACACCGGTTACCGTCCCCCCTATAAGGAGTACGACGCTCTTTTCGTTGAAGGCAACATGAACCCTCGAGGGTGTTCCTCTCTTTAGATTTTCTGGATATGGAGTTCGGTGAACCCTTATCCATATCGAAAAGGCGTTATCAAGACCCTCACGGGGTATGGTTATTCTCCCCTGACAGAAGTATCCTACCGGGTCATGAGGCGGCGAAAAGTTAGGAAGAAAAACCTCTTGCACCCCCACGATGAGTCCTCCTCGTCCTTGCAAAGGGGGAATGCCATGGAAGACAAAAGACGCGCATCTCCACGTCGCGGACTGCTTACTCGGTCGGTGGCTAACACTTCCCAGTCGAAAACAAGGTCTTCTTCGCTCGGAGGAACGTTGGTAAAAGCCCACTCGTCAATCTGCTTGGATTCAAAAGTGATAGAATGAAAACATCTAATGAGGAAATTCAAAGGGGAACAGCCATGGAAGAAAAAGTCCTCATCGCTTACTACAGTTGGTCGGGAAAAACTCGCCGTCTGGCTCTACTCATTCAGGAAGCGGTAAAGGGAGAGCTCTTCGAAGTAGAACCGCAAGACCCCTACCCCTCCTCTTATGCTGCGACCGTACAACAGGCAAAAAAAGAAATCCAAGCTGGATACAAACCGCCTTTACAGAGAAACCTGGATTCCCTTAAGCCATATGAAATTATCTTTGTCGGTTCCCCAAACTGGTGGAGTACCATCGCTCCTCCGGTTGTGACCTTTCTCTCGGTGCATGACTGGTCGGGAAAAAAGGTGGCCCCCTTTGTTGCCCACGGGGGAGGGGGCATGGGAAAAATCGAAAGAGAAATCGCCAAACTTTGTCCTGGGGCAACCCTACTGAAGGGACTTGCAGTTTATGGACAAGGGGTGGAAAAAGCTCGGGAAAAATTGCGGGTCTGGCTTCGCGAGATTGGCCTTCATTTCCCGTTTCTTTGAGTGTTGTTTTTCCTTTCTTTTTTCTCCATCTTGTCGAGCGTAAGGTATCTTTATATAATACCTTAGCAATTCATGGAATACGAAAAGGGGACTCGAGGTATCAATGATTGAAATCGCCTTTCACTCGGTAACCAAGCGTTTTCCTCCCCACATTGTGGCCAATGACCATGTTTCTTTTGAGATTGAGAAAGGGACGGTTCATGCGCTTTTAGGTGAAAATGGGGCCGGAAAGAGTACGCTCATGAATATCCTCTATGGGCTTTTGCAACCTGACAAGGGAGAAATCGTGGTGAAAGGAAGCCCACGGAGCATTTCTTCTCCACGAGAAGCTATTGCCCTGGGTATTGGGATGGTGCCTCAGCATTTCAAGCTGGTTCATACCCATACAGTCAGCGAAAATATCATCCTGGGAGTTCGCTCTACTCCTTTCTTCTTTCCTGCGGAGAGGGTAAAGTCGAAGATTCGTGAGCTTTCGGAGCGATACGGTCTGTGGGTAGACCCAGAAGCCCAAATCTGGCAATTGTCTGTGGGAGAAAAGCAGAGAGTGGAAATCCTGAAAGTTCTTTACCGTGAAGCCAATATCTTAATTCTTGACGAACCGACTGCGGTACTCACCCCCCGGGAGGTGGAAGAACTTTTTCGGACCATGCGGGTTATGAAAGAAGAGGGAAAAACCTGCATTTTTATCACCCATAAACTCAACGAGGTCATGGAAATTGCTGACAAGGTGACGATAATGCGGAAAGGGAAAGTAGTGGACACGTTTTCTCCAAGATCCATTTCACCTGAAGAGCTGGCTGAAATGATGGTGGGGAAGAAAGTGGTTTCGGTGATTCCCAAGAAGGAGGTTTCTTCAAGGGTGGTTTTGAACCTCAAAGGGGTATGGGCTATAGGGGATAAAGACCTTCCAGCACTGCTTGATGTTTCGCTCACCGTACGGGAGGGAGAAATTGTCGGTGTGGCAGGAGTCGCCGGAAATGGACAGAAGGAACTGGCAGAAGTTATTGTAGGGCTGCGGCGAGTGAAGAGAGGACATATTTTCCTGGATGGCAAGGATATCACCGGACTCTCGCCCCGAGAAATTGCTTCGTTAGGAGTGGCCTATGTTCCGGAAGAGCGAAACGTAGGGTTGGTGGGTGAGATGAGCGTTGCAGAAAATTTGATGCTTCGGGGATACGCAAAGCCACCTTTTTCTCAGGGATTCTGGGTTGACTGGGATAAAGCTGAAGCGTATAGCGAACGTCTGATTGCTCGTTATGCGATTCATCCTCCTCTTACGGAGATGCCGGTGCGACTCCTTTCGGGAGGGAATCGTCAACGGGTGATTCTGGCACGAGAACTGGAGAGGAAACCGAAGCTTGTAGTTGCAGCAAACCCCACCGCTGGGCTCGATGTCCAGGGGGTGGAGGCCATTCATGAGTTACTCATACAGGCGCAAGAAAAAGGAGCAGGGGTACTCCTCATTTCTGGGGACTTGGATGAACTCTTAAAACTTTCCAATCGAATCGTGGTATTATTTCGGGGTGAAGTCATGGGAGAAAAGGAAAAAGCTCAGTGGACCGAAGAAGATCGTCATAACATTGGTCTAATGATGGGAGGGATAAGGGTTTAGCCAATGAAATTTCGAGTTGAGCCTGCTCTTCAGCCAAAGATGAGTTCGGTTCTTCTTCTTTCCCTACTCTCTATTATTTTGGCTTTTCTTGGCAGCAGTGCGATTTTCATTTTTTACCATGTTTCACCATGGGAAGCGTATCTCACTTTTTTCCGTGGTGCTTTTGGGAGCTGGTATGCCCTCTCAGAAACCTTTAAACGGGCAATTCCGCTTCTCCTTATCGGGGTGGGGTTGTCTATGGCTTTCCGTGCACAGGTTCTTAACATTGGGGCTGAAGGCCAGATGCTTTTTGGAGCCATTGCCGCAAGCTGGGTCGCTCTTTTTTCTGGGGTTCCTTCTTTTCTTATGCTTTCCGGTATGTTCCTTCTTGGATTTCTGGCGGGGGCAGCGTGGGCACTTCTACCGGCGCTATTGAAAGTTCGTTTTGCGGTCAACGAGGTTTTGACCAGTCTCATGCTGAATTATGTAGCTTCTAACCTTGTAC from Atribacterota bacterium carries:
- a CDS encoding flavodoxin translates to MEEKVLIAYYSWSGKTRRLALLIQEAVKGELFEVEPQDPYPSSYAATVQQAKKEIQAGYKPPLQRNLDSLKPYEIIFVGSPNWWSTIAPPVVTFLSVHDWSGKKVAPFVAHGGGGMGKIEREIAKLCPGATLLKGLAVYGQGVEKAREKLRVWLREIGLHFPFL
- a CDS encoding ABC transporter ATP-binding protein, with translation MIEIAFHSVTKRFPPHIVANDHVSFEIEKGTVHALLGENGAGKSTLMNILYGLLQPDKGEIVVKGSPRSISSPREAIALGIGMVPQHFKLVHTHTVSENIILGVRSTPFFFPAERVKSKIRELSERYGLWVDPEAQIWQLSVGEKQRVEILKVLYREANILILDEPTAVLTPREVEELFRTMRVMKEEGKTCIFITHKLNEVMEIADKVTIMRKGKVVDTFSPRSISPEELAEMMVGKKVVSVIPKKEVSSRVVLNLKGVWAIGDKDLPALLDVSLTVREGEIVGVAGVAGNGQKELAEVIVGLRRVKRGHIFLDGKDITGLSPREIASLGVAYVPEERNVGLVGEMSVAENLMLRGYAKPPFSQGFWVDWDKAEAYSERLIARYAIHPPLTEMPVRLLSGGNRQRVILARELERKPKLVVAANPTAGLDVQGVEAIHELLIQAQEKGAGVLLISGDLDELLKLSNRIVVLFRGEVMGEKEKAQWTEEDRHNIGLMMGGIRV
- a CDS encoding PLAT/LH2 domain-containing protein, whose amino-acid sequence is MFLDNPDRNDFERGRTDEFLLSPQEVPDLGVITRVYLRHDNSGIRPGWFVVSVSGESLYRSGVRFHFQSLVSSR